A genomic stretch from Rhodanobacter soli includes:
- a CDS encoding FmdB family zinc ribbon protein → MPIYEFECGSCGHRFDRLQKLSDSDPTVCPACDAPHLRRMVSAPSFRLAGSGWYETDFKKDGDKKRNLADGSGADAKPAASVPAAPPAPAAKPASGD, encoded by the coding sequence ATGCCCATCTACGAATTCGAATGCGGCAGTTGCGGCCATCGCTTCGACCGCCTGCAGAAGTTGTCCGATAGCGATCCCACCGTTTGCCCCGCCTGCGACGCGCCGCATCTGCGGCGGATGGTCAGCGCGCCGTCGTTCCGGCTCGCCGGCAGCGGCTGGTACGAAACGGATTTCAAGAAGGACGGCGACAAGAAGCGCAATCTCGCCGATGGCAGCGGTGCCGACGCCAAGCCCGCCGCAAGCGTGCCGGCGGCACCACCAGCGCCCGCGGCCAAGCCCGCCAGCGGCGACTGA
- the ruvC gene encoding crossover junction endodeoxyribonuclease RuvC, producing the protein MTRIIGIDPGSQRTGVGIIDVDEAGKLTHVFHGALAVAGEATFPLRLKRIFDELCDIIATHQPAECGIERVFMARNPDSALKLGQARGAAICAVVSQGIVVHEYAATEVKQSVVGSGRGDKTQVQHMIGVLLSLKGPLQADAADALAVAVTHAHTRASLARVGIPRTAWRRRR; encoded by the coding sequence ATGACCCGCATTATCGGCATCGATCCCGGCAGCCAGCGCACCGGCGTGGGCATCATCGACGTGGACGAGGCAGGCAAGCTCACCCACGTCTTTCACGGTGCGCTGGCGGTGGCCGGCGAGGCCACGTTCCCGCTGCGCCTGAAACGCATCTTTGACGAACTGTGTGACATCATCGCCACGCATCAGCCCGCCGAGTGCGGGATCGAGCGCGTGTTCATGGCGCGCAATCCGGATTCGGCGTTGAAGCTTGGACAGGCGCGCGGCGCCGCCATTTGCGCGGTGGTCAGCCAGGGGATCGTGGTGCACGAATACGCAGCAACCGAAGTGAAGCAGTCCGTGGTCGGCAGCGGTCGCGGCGACAAGACCCAGGTACAGCACATGATCGGCGTGCTGCTCAGCCTCAAGGGGCCGCTGCAGGCCGATGCCGCCGATGCGCTGGCGGTGGCGGTGACGCATGCGCACACCCGCGCCAGCCTGGCCCGCGTCGGCATCCCGCGCACGGCCTGGAGGCGACGCCGGTGA
- the ruvB gene encoding Holliday junction branch migration DNA helicase RuvB: MTEARIITAAAQLDDEALEATIRPKRLAEYLGQQAVREQLSIYIEAARKRGGALDHVLIFGPPGLGKTTLSHVIANELGVNLRSTSGPVLERAGDLAALLTNLEANDVLFVDEIHRLSPIVEEVLYPAMEDFQIDIMIGEGPAARSIKLDLPPFTLIGATTRAGMLTAPLRDRFGIVQRLEFYTADELTAIVRRAAKILGIVCAPEGAQEIARRSRGTPRIANRLLRRVRDYAEVRAGGEITLAAARAALDMLKIDPEGFDELDRRLLGLIIENFDGGPVGVESLAAALSEDRGTLEDVVEPYLIQQGYLVRTARGRMVSARGWRHLGLTPPPRQAQPADLFDAGTDDA; this comes from the coding sequence ATGACCGAAGCCCGCATCATCACCGCTGCCGCCCAGCTCGACGACGAGGCGCTGGAAGCCACCATCCGGCCGAAGCGGCTGGCCGAATACCTCGGGCAGCAGGCGGTGCGCGAGCAGCTGTCGATCTACATCGAGGCGGCGCGCAAACGCGGCGGCGCGTTGGACCACGTGCTGATCTTCGGCCCGCCGGGCCTGGGCAAGACCACGCTCAGCCATGTCATCGCGAACGAGCTGGGGGTCAACCTGCGCTCCACCTCCGGTCCCGTGCTGGAGCGCGCCGGCGACCTGGCCGCGCTGCTGACCAACCTGGAGGCGAACGATGTGCTGTTCGTCGACGAGATCCACCGCCTGTCGCCGATCGTCGAGGAAGTGCTGTACCCGGCCATGGAGGACTTCCAGATCGACATCATGATCGGCGAAGGTCCGGCCGCGCGCTCGATCAAGCTGGACCTGCCGCCGTTCACCCTGATCGGCGCCACCACCCGCGCCGGCATGCTCACCGCGCCGTTGCGCGACCGCTTCGGCATCGTGCAGCGGCTGGAGTTCTACACCGCCGACGAGCTCACCGCGATCGTGCGCCGTGCCGCGAAGATCCTCGGCATCGTCTGCGCGCCGGAAGGGGCGCAGGAAATCGCCCGCCGCTCGCGCGGCACGCCGCGCATCGCCAACCGCCTGCTGCGCCGGGTGCGCGACTATGCCGAGGTGCGCGCCGGCGGCGAGATCACGCTGGCGGCAGCCCGTGCCGCGCTGGACATGCTGAAGATCGACCCGGAAGGCTTCGACGAGCTGGATCGGCGCCTGCTCGGGCTGATCATCGAGAACTTCGACGGCGGCCCGGTCGGGGTGGAATCGCTGGCCGCCGCACTGAGCGAGGACCGCGGCACGCTGGAGGACGTGGTCGAGCCCTACCTGATCCAGCAGGGTTACCTGGTGCGCACCGCCCGCGGCCGCATGGTCAGCGCCAGGGGCTGGCGCCACCTGGGACTGACCCCGCCGCCACGGCAGGCGCAGCCCGCCGACCTGTTCGATGCCGGAACCGACGATGCCTGA
- the ruvA gene encoding Holliday junction branch migration protein RuvA → MIGRLRGILISKQPPSLLIEVGGVGYEVEAPMSTIYDLPGLGKEVVLLIHHAVKEDSITLYGFLHEAERTLFRNLLKVSGIGAKIALAVLSGVSTDHFARLVQAGDVVALTKIPGIGKKTAERIVVELRDRLDGMSGIPGATLHAAGAPLDAAGEATVALQQLGYKPVEVSRLVQKVAAEGDDAEAIIRKALRAALGS, encoded by the coding sequence GTGATCGGGCGTCTGCGCGGCATCCTGATCAGCAAGCAGCCGCCATCGCTGCTGATCGAGGTTGGCGGCGTCGGCTACGAGGTCGAGGCGCCGATGTCGACGATCTACGACCTGCCGGGCCTCGGCAAGGAAGTGGTCCTGCTCATCCATCACGCGGTGAAGGAAGACAGCATCACGCTGTACGGTTTCCTGCACGAAGCCGAGCGCACGCTGTTCCGCAACCTGCTGAAAGTCAGCGGGATCGGCGCGAAGATCGCGCTGGCGGTGCTGTCCGGCGTGTCCACCGACCATTTCGCGCGGCTGGTGCAGGCCGGCGACGTGGTCGCGCTGACCAAGATCCCCGGCATCGGCAAGAAGACCGCCGAGCGCATCGTGGTGGAACTGCGCGATCGCCTCGATGGCATGTCCGGCATTCCCGGTGCCACGCTGCATGCGGCGGGCGCGCCGCTGGACGCCGCCGGCGAAGCGACCGTGGCGCTACAGCAGCTGGGCTACAAGCCGGTCGAGGTGAGCCGGCTGGTGCAGAAGGTCGCCGCCGAGGGCGACGACGCCGAAGCGATCATCCGCAAGGCCCTGCGCGCGGCGCTCGGGAGCTGA
- a CDS encoding alpha/beta hydrolase family protein, giving the protein MSEHVILLHGLWMRGFALSMLHRRLIEAGFRVHRFDYLSVAATQQRILDRLQARMAALAGEAEAVHLVGHSLGGLLALRACLDGNLPSGRIVCLGSPLKGSAAARGFAAWGRGGEVLLGHNRELLQQGFERWDGAREVGVIAGRMPLGLGAMLGHFVGEHDGTVAVEETRLAGLAAHCVVEANHTGLLFSQEVARLVAEFLRNGQFTGPLG; this is encoded by the coding sequence ATGAGCGAGCACGTGATCCTGCTGCACGGCCTGTGGATGCGCGGTTTCGCGCTGTCCATGCTGCACCGCCGGCTGATCGAGGCGGGTTTCCGCGTGCACCGCTTCGATTACCTGAGCGTGGCGGCGACCCAGCAGCGCATTCTGGACCGCTTGCAGGCGCGCATGGCCGCGCTGGCGGGTGAGGCCGAGGCGGTGCACCTGGTCGGCCACAGTCTCGGCGGCTTGCTGGCCTTGCGCGCCTGCCTCGACGGCAACCTGCCGTCCGGCCGCATCGTCTGCCTGGGTTCGCCGCTGAAAGGCAGCGCCGCCGCGCGCGGCTTCGCCGCCTGGGGGCGTGGCGGCGAAGTGCTGCTGGGGCACAACCGCGAATTGCTGCAGCAGGGTTTCGAACGCTGGGACGGGGCGCGCGAGGTCGGCGTGATCGCCGGTCGCATGCCGCTCGGCCTGGGCGCCATGCTCGGCCATTTCGTCGGCGAGCACGACGGCACGGTGGCGGTGGAGGAAACCCGCCTGGCCGGACTGGCCGCGCATTGCGTGGTCGAGGCGAACCATACCGGCCTGCTGTTCTCGCAGGAGGTGGCGCGGCTGGTGGCGGAATTCCTGCGGAATGGGCAGTTCACGGGGCCTCTCGGCTGA
- a CDS encoding DUF3011 domain-containing protein, with protein MHLSSRFLLGAAAVLLGVLSLPTASRAQSRQGDAAIRCESINGKFNRCAMPWRDARLVRQESKGACIRGESWGVDRQGLWVDRGCRGLFAEADGGRPGYGRPGHGGPGYGGWQPGPGWDRQIRLQCDSNKKRYQMCQVDVGRRGRVRLVRQMSDARCSEGYSWGWNRAGVWVNHGCRGQFVVDRRW; from the coding sequence ATGCATCTTTCATCCAGGTTTCTGCTCGGCGCCGCGGCGGTGTTGCTCGGCGTGCTGTCGTTGCCGACGGCATCCCGCGCCCAGTCCCGGCAGGGCGATGCGGCAATCCGCTGCGAGAGCATCAACGGCAAGTTCAACCGTTGCGCCATGCCGTGGCGCGACGCCCGGCTGGTCCGGCAGGAGTCGAAAGGCGCCTGCATCCGCGGGGAAAGCTGGGGCGTGGACCGCCAGGGTCTGTGGGTGGACCGCGGTTGTCGCGGCCTGTTCGCCGAGGCCGATGGCGGCCGTCCCGGTTATGGCCGTCCCGGGCATGGCGGCCCCGGCTACGGCGGCTGGCAGCCGGGCCCGGGTTGGGATCGGCAGATCCGCCTGCAGTGCGACAGCAACAAGAAGCGCTACCAGATGTGCCAGGTCGACGTCGGTCGCCGTGGGCGCGTGCGGTTGGTGCGGCAGATGTCCGATGCCCGCTGCAGCGAGGGCTACAGCTGGGGCTGGAACCGCGCCGGCGTGTGGGTGAACCACGGCTGCCGCGGCCAGTTCGTGGTCGACCGCCGCTGGTGA
- a CDS encoding potassium transporter Kup, giving the protein MQGESPSETRRRLRTLALGAIGVVFGDIGTSPLYTMKETLGTHGMTPTEPAVLGVLSLVFWALIMVVSLKYVTFVMRADNKGEGGIMALMALAQRSMSGSARSRWVLAGFGIFGAALFYGDGVITPAISVLGAVEGLQVAAPGLGKYVVWIALAILLCMFAVQRHGTHKVGKAFAPVMTLWFVVLAVLGVRQIIANPQVLYAVNPIHAVRFFVSHGNTSFIALGGVVLALTGAEALYADMGHFGKKPIRLAWFGFVLPALLLNYFGQGALLLGDPLAISSPFYLMVPAPLLYPMIVLSAAAAVIASQAVISGAFSMTREAMSLGYSPRLAVVHTSREMSGQIFVPWVNRMLMVLVILAVLGFRSSDNLGAAYGIAVTGTMTMTTLLALVVARKRWHWSWPTVVLVGVLFLIIDLSFFGANLLKVAHGGWFPLVLGVVLFSVMTTWRRGRELVVREIKQGGLALAPFIENIAEHPPLRVPGTAIFLTANQHAVPHALLHNLKHNKVLHERNVLLTVETLETPVAEADERIAITPMAGNFFGLELRFGFAEDPNIPLALTQCTREGLGFDMMDTTFFLSRETIVADARRPGMALWRDKLFAFLSRNAMPATAFFQIPGNRLIELGAQVEI; this is encoded by the coding sequence ATGCAGGGCGAATCGCCGTCAGAAACCCGGCGCCGGTTGCGGACGCTGGCGCTGGGTGCCATCGGCGTGGTGTTCGGCGACATCGGCACCAGCCCGCTGTACACCATGAAGGAAACCCTCGGCACGCACGGCATGACGCCGACCGAGCCGGCGGTGCTGGGCGTGCTGTCGCTGGTGTTCTGGGCGCTGATCATGGTGGTGTCGCTGAAGTACGTCACCTTCGTGATGCGCGCGGACAACAAGGGCGAAGGCGGCATCATGGCGCTGATGGCGCTGGCGCAGCGCTCGATGAGCGGCTCGGCGCGCTCGCGCTGGGTGCTGGCCGGGTTCGGCATCTTCGGCGCGGCGCTGTTCTACGGCGACGGCGTGATCACCCCGGCGATCTCGGTGCTCGGCGCGGTCGAGGGCCTGCAGGTGGCGGCGCCCGGCCTGGGCAAGTACGTGGTGTGGATCGCGCTGGCGATCCTGCTGTGCATGTTCGCGGTGCAGCGGCACGGCACGCACAAGGTCGGCAAGGCGTTCGCGCCGGTGATGACGCTGTGGTTCGTGGTGCTGGCGGTGCTCGGCGTGCGCCAGATCATCGCCAACCCGCAAGTGCTGTATGCGGTCAACCCGATACATGCAGTGCGCTTCTTCGTCAGCCACGGCAATACCTCGTTCATCGCCCTCGGCGGCGTGGTGCTGGCGCTGACCGGTGCCGAGGCGCTGTACGCCGACATGGGCCACTTCGGCAAGAAGCCCATCCGGCTGGCCTGGTTCGGCTTCGTGCTGCCGGCCCTGCTGCTCAATTACTTCGGCCAGGGCGCGCTGCTGCTGGGCGACCCGCTGGCGATCTCCAGCCCGTTCTACCTGATGGTGCCTGCGCCGCTGCTGTACCCGATGATCGTGCTGTCGGCGGCGGCGGCGGTGATCGCGTCGCAGGCGGTGATCTCCGGCGCGTTCTCGATGACCCGCGAGGCGATGTCGTTGGGCTATTCGCCGCGGCTGGCGGTGGTGCACACCTCGCGCGAGATGTCCGGACAGATCTTCGTGCCGTGGGTCAACCGCATGCTGATGGTGCTGGTGATCCTGGCGGTGCTCGGCTTCCGCAGCTCCGACAACCTGGGTGCCGCCTACGGCATCGCGGTGACCGGCACCATGACCATGACCACCTTGCTGGCGCTGGTGGTGGCGCGCAAGCGCTGGCACTGGAGCTGGCCGACGGTGGTGCTGGTCGGCGTGCTGTTCCTGATCATCGACCTGTCGTTCTTCGGTGCGAACCTGCTGAAGGTGGCGCACGGCGGCTGGTTCCCGCTGGTGCTCGGCGTGGTGCTGTTCAGCGTGATGACGACCTGGCGCCGCGGCCGCGAACTGGTGGTGCGCGAGATCAAGCAGGGCGGGCTGGCGCTGGCGCCGTTCATCGAGAACATCGCCGAGCACCCGCCGCTGCGCGTGCCGGGCACGGCGATCTTCCTCACCGCGAACCAGCACGCCGTGCCGCATGCGCTGCTGCACAACCTCAAGCACAACAAGGTGCTGCACGAACGCAACGTGCTGCTGACGGTGGAAACGCTGGAAACGCCGGTGGCCGAGGCCGACGAGCGCATCGCGATCACCCCGATGGCCGGCAATTTCTTCGGGCTGGAGCTGCGCTTCGGTTTCGCCGAGGACCCGAACATCCCGCTGGCGCTCACCCAGTGCACGCGCGAGGGCCTCGGCTTCGACATGATGGACACCACCTTCTTCCTGTCACGCGAAACCATCGTGGCCGACGCGCGCCGCCCCGGCATGGCGCTATGGCGCGACAAGCTGTTCGCGTTCCTGTCGCGCAACGCGATGCCGGCCACCGCGTTCTTCCAGATCCCCGGCAACCGGCTGATCGAGCTGGGAGCGCAGGTGGAGATCTGA
- a CDS encoding TonB-dependent receptor plug domain-containing protein — protein MSKRSHPIASAWLPAAVLLALAGNVAAQEATQPTPAKAKNLSTVIVTGTRADNRTESSSLTPIDVVSAKVLQQTGTSELSTALARIIPSLTFPRPSAADTADSQRPAQLRGLSPDQVLVLVDGKRWHPGAIIVTNGVLGRGSQAVDLNTIPMAAIDHIEVLRDGASAQYGSDAIAGVINVVLKKGATGGDVELNGGQYSAGDGQIWQGSANFGLPLNNDKGWLRFSLQEGNQNITNRAGVDRRRPQDGVRQRFGDPAVRDHNLFLNSQYDLTPGVQLYAFGHYGKRDSTSTAFFRSVDNSNSAPTIYPDGYLPLENAVSTDQSLVLGLRGKTAGGWRWDISGNYGANRVSYATENSVNRAFLNDFGSSPTRFHDGILKATQQSFDIDIAKELSVGWLPNPVTLAFGTEYLRQSYSITAGDPASYYVGTSGVSGGAQGFGGYQPANAGSHARHSVAEYVSLETNLTDRLGTSLAVRHEDYSDFGTTTSGSLAGRFDFTDRFALRASASTGFRAPSLAQQFYAYTQSLYYGPGNAPPGLAPGIYNTGLVGATSPIALLLGGQPLKPEKSRNYSAGLVWNPVDPLNLSVDIYQITISDRITLSSNLAITAPAVQAYLAANGITNTNYSSIAYFTNAVDTRTRGVDLVGSYLFDFGQAGTLQTTLSYNYNKNKVTDVKPNPAILDSLGLNLKRIDRRDQYGLLADTTPRSKLILNGLYSVGNWNLNGTLTRYDKFTAYNSSNPTFDQTYGSKWLLDLALNYNLDRWTFGLGADNVFNTHPDKASAALNNDNNGTFPYSVFSPFGFNGAYVYGKVAYRW, from the coding sequence ATGAGCAAACGTTCCCATCCGATCGCTTCGGCATGGCTTCCCGCTGCGGTGTTGCTGGCCTTGGCCGGGAATGTCGCCGCGCAGGAAGCCACCCAGCCCACCCCGGCCAAGGCCAAGAACCTCAGCACGGTGATCGTCACCGGCACGCGTGCCGACAACCGTACCGAGAGCAGTTCGCTGACCCCGATCGACGTGGTCTCGGCCAAGGTGCTGCAGCAGACCGGCACCAGCGAGCTGTCCACCGCGCTGGCGCGCATCATCCCGTCGCTGACTTTTCCGCGGCCGTCCGCCGCGGACACCGCCGATTCACAACGTCCGGCGCAACTGCGCGGCTTGTCGCCGGACCAGGTACTGGTGCTGGTGGACGGCAAGCGCTGGCATCCGGGCGCCATCATCGTCACCAACGGCGTGCTCGGACGCGGCTCGCAGGCGGTGGACCTCAACACCATCCCCATGGCGGCGATCGACCACATCGAAGTGCTGCGCGACGGCGCCTCGGCCCAGTACGGTTCCGATGCCATCGCCGGCGTGATCAACGTGGTGCTGAAGAAGGGCGCCACCGGTGGCGACGTGGAACTCAACGGCGGACAGTACTCGGCCGGCGACGGCCAGATCTGGCAGGGCTCGGCCAACTTCGGCCTGCCGTTGAACAACGACAAGGGCTGGCTGCGCTTCAGCCTGCAGGAGGGCAACCAGAACATCACCAACCGTGCCGGCGTGGATCGCCGGCGCCCGCAGGATGGCGTGCGCCAGCGCTTTGGCGACCCGGCCGTGCGCGACCACAACCTGTTCCTCAACAGCCAGTACGACCTCACGCCCGGCGTGCAGCTGTATGCGTTCGGCCACTACGGCAAGCGCGACAGCACCTCGACCGCATTCTTCCGCAGCGTGGACAACAGCAACTCGGCGCCCACGATCTACCCCGATGGCTACCTGCCGCTGGAAAACGCGGTATCGACCGACCAGTCGCTGGTGCTTGGCCTGCGCGGCAAGACTGCCGGCGGCTGGCGCTGGGACATCAGCGGCAACTACGGCGCCAACCGGGTCTCGTACGCCACCGAAAACAGCGTGAACCGCGCCTTCCTGAATGACTTCGGCAGCAGCCCCACCCGTTTCCACGACGGCATCCTGAAGGCCACCCAGCAATCGTTCGACATCGATATCGCCAAGGAGCTGTCGGTGGGCTGGCTGCCCAACCCGGTCACCCTGGCATTCGGCACCGAGTACCTGCGCCAGAGCTACAGCATCACCGCCGGCGACCCCGCCTCCTATTACGTCGGCACGTCAGGCGTGTCCGGCGGCGCGCAGGGCTTCGGCGGTTACCAGCCGGCCAACGCCGGCTCGCATGCCAGGCACAGCGTGGCCGAATACGTGAGCCTGGAAACCAACCTCACCGACCGCCTGGGCACGTCGCTGGCCGTGCGGCACGAGGATTACTCGGACTTCGGCACCACCACCTCCGGCTCGCTGGCCGGCCGCTTCGACTTCACCGACCGCTTCGCCCTGCGCGCCAGCGCCTCCACCGGCTTCCGCGCGCCTTCGCTGGCGCAGCAGTTCTACGCGTATACGCAATCGCTGTACTACGGCCCGGGCAATGCGCCTCCCGGCCTGGCCCCGGGCATCTACAACACCGGCCTGGTCGGCGCCACCAGCCCGATCGCATTGTTGCTGGGCGGGCAGCCGCTGAAGCCGGAGAAGTCGCGCAATTACAGCGCCGGCCTGGTATGGAACCCGGTCGATCCGCTGAACCTCAGCGTGGACATCTACCAGATCACCATCAGCGACCGCATCACCCTGTCCAGCAACCTGGCGATCACAGCACCGGCCGTGCAGGCCTACCTGGCGGCGAACGGCATCACCAACACCAACTACAGCAGCATCGCCTACTTCACCAATGCGGTGGACACGCGCACGCGCGGCGTCGATCTGGTCGGCAGCTACCTGTTCGACTTCGGCCAGGCCGGCACGCTGCAGACCACGCTGAGCTACAACTACAACAAGAACAAGGTCACCGACGTCAAGCCGAATCCCGCGATCCTGGATTCGCTGGGCCTGAACCTCAAGCGCATCGACCGCCGCGACCAGTACGGCCTGCTCGCCGACACCACGCCGCGCAGCAAGCTGATCCTCAACGGCCTGTACAGCGTCGGCAACTGGAACCTCAACGGCACGCTGACCCGCTACGACAAGTTCACCGCCTACAATTCCTCCAATCCCACCTTCGACCAGACCTACGGCAGCAAGTGGCTGCTCGACCTGGCGCTGAACTACAACCTCGACCGCTGGACCTTCGGCCTCGGTGCCGACAACGTGTTCAACACCCATCCGGACAAGGCTTCCGCCGCGCTCAACAACGACAACAACGGCACCTTCCCCTACTCGGTGTTCTCGCCGTTCGGCTTCAACGGCGCCTATGTCTACGGCAAGGTGGCGTACCGCTGGTAA
- the aspS gene encoding aspartate--tRNA ligase gives MRTHYCGLIDESLIGQTVTLCGWVNKIRLQAHVAFVDLRDHEGLAQVVIERENAATFAVAGEIGNEYCLRVTGTIRPRLSVNDKLKTGTIELLADTVEVLNAAKDLPFALHENPNEDMRMTYRYLDLRRPEMQAMMRKRIKLVQTLRRYLDDRGFQDVETPILTKATPEGARDYLVPSRVHPGQFYALPQSPQLFKQILMVAGFDRYYQIARCFRDEDLRADRQPEFTQLDLEFAFVEEKDVQDFVEELIRHVFREVQGVELDATFPRMTWAEAMRRFGSDKPDLRIALELVDVAEAVKHVEFKVFAEPANDPDGRVAALRVPGGSTLSRKDIDGLAEYAARYGAKGLAWLKVEDLAKGREGINSPVAKFLDDAALDGVLKATAAQSGDIVFFGAGAWKTVTDFMGALRLKVGKDRGLVEDSWKPLWVTDFPMFEYDAEAQRFVALHHPFTAPKVDDAAQLRADPHNAVSRGYDMVLNGNEIGGGSIRIHHPEMQSTVFDLLGIGAEEAEMKFGFLLKALKFGAPPHGGLAFGIDRIAALMAGTESIRDVIAFPKTTSAQDLMTDAPSMVSDAQLKELHVRVAAVKETVG, from the coding sequence ATGCGCACGCATTACTGCGGCCTCATCGATGAGTCGCTGATCGGCCAGACCGTCACCCTGTGCGGCTGGGTCAACAAGATCCGCCTGCAGGCCCACGTCGCCTTCGTCGACCTGCGCGACCACGAGGGCCTGGCCCAGGTGGTGATCGAACGGGAGAACGCCGCGACGTTCGCCGTCGCCGGCGAGATCGGCAACGAGTACTGCCTGCGCGTCACCGGCACGATCCGCCCACGGCTGTCGGTCAACGACAAGCTGAAGACCGGCACGATCGAGCTGCTGGCCGACACGGTCGAGGTGCTCAACGCCGCGAAGGACCTGCCGTTCGCGCTGCACGAGAACCCGAACGAGGATATGCGGATGACCTACCGCTACCTCGACCTGCGCCGCCCCGAGATGCAGGCGATGATGCGCAAGCGCATCAAGCTGGTGCAGACGCTGCGTCGCTATCTCGATGACCGTGGTTTCCAGGACGTGGAGACGCCGATCCTGACCAAGGCCACCCCCGAGGGCGCGCGCGACTACCTGGTGCCCAGCCGCGTGCATCCGGGCCAGTTCTACGCATTGCCGCAGTCGCCGCAGCTGTTCAAGCAGATCCTGATGGTGGCCGGCTTCGACCGCTACTACCAGATCGCCCGCTGCTTCCGCGACGAGGACCTGCGCGCCGACCGCCAGCCGGAGTTCACCCAGCTCGACCTGGAGTTCGCCTTCGTCGAGGAAAAGGACGTGCAGGATTTCGTGGAGGAATTGATCCGCCACGTGTTCCGCGAAGTGCAGGGCGTCGAACTCGATGCCACGTTCCCGCGCATGACCTGGGCCGAGGCGATGCGCCGCTTCGGTTCGGACAAGCCGGACCTGCGCATTGCGCTGGAGCTGGTCGACGTCGCCGAGGCGGTGAAGCACGTCGAGTTCAAGGTATTCGCCGAACCGGCCAATGATCCGGACGGCCGCGTCGCCGCGCTGCGCGTACCGGGCGGCAGCACGCTGTCGCGCAAGGACATCGACGGCCTGGCCGAGTACGCCGCGCGCTACGGCGCGAAGGGCCTGGCCTGGCTCAAGGTCGAGGATTTGGCGAAGGGCCGCGAAGGCATCAACTCGCCGGTGGCGAAGTTCCTCGACGACGCGGCGCTGGACGGCGTGCTCAAGGCCACCGCTGCGCAGAGCGGCGACATCGTGTTTTTTGGCGCTGGTGCGTGGAAGACCGTCACCGACTTCATGGGCGCGCTGCGGCTGAAGGTCGGCAAGGACCGCGGCCTGGTCGAGGACAGCTGGAAGCCGCTGTGGGTCACCGATTTCCCGATGTTCGAGTACGACGCCGAGGCGCAGCGCTTCGTGGCCCTGCACCATCCGTTCACCGCGCCGAAGGTGGATGACGCCGCCCAGCTGCGCGCCGATCCGCACAACGCGGTGAGCCGCGGCTACGACATGGTGTTGAACGGCAACGAGATCGGCGGCGGCTCGATCCGCATCCACCACCCGGAAATGCAGAGCACGGTGTTCGACCTGCTCGGCATCGGTGCCGAGGAAGCCGAGATGAAGTTCGGCTTCCTGCTGAAGGCGCTGAAATTCGGCGCGCCGCCGCATGGCGGCCTCGCGTTCGGCATCGACCGCATCGCCGCGCTGATGGCCGGCACCGAGTCGATCCGCGACGTGATCGCGTTCCCCAAGACCACCAGCGCGCAGGATTTGATGACCGACGCGCCGTCGATGGTGAGCGACGCGCAACTGAAGGAGCTGCATGTGCGCGTGGCGGCCGTCAAGGAGACTGTCGGCTGA
- a CDS encoding YebC/PmpR family DNA-binding transcriptional regulator, whose product MGRGPSIEGRKNAEDAKRAKVFTKLIREITVATRAGVADPGGNPRLRAAIDKALSANMTRDTIDRAVKRGSGVDGGADMQELRYEGYGPAGIALIIESFTDNPTRTVADVRYALTKHGGNLGTSGSVAFQFTRCGELVFATGGDAAAEEKVLEAALEAGADDVLNEHGESIVLCTPENFEAVQQGLIAAGLNAQHAGVVMRPNNRVEVPEEALEQLLDLLEKLDSLDDVSEVSHNALLPSGTAE is encoded by the coding sequence ATGGGTAGAGGCCCGTCCATCGAAGGTCGCAAGAACGCCGAAGACGCCAAGCGCGCCAAGGTGTTCACCAAGCTGATCCGCGAGATCACCGTCGCCACGCGCGCCGGGGTGGCCGACCCTGGCGGCAACCCGCGGCTGCGTGCGGCGATCGACAAGGCGTTGTCGGCGAACATGACTCGCGACACCATTGATCGCGCGGTCAAGCGCGGCTCCGGTGTCGACGGCGGCGCCGACATGCAGGAGCTGCGCTACGAAGGCTACGGCCCGGCCGGCATCGCGCTGATCATCGAGAGCTTCACCGACAATCCCACCCGCACCGTGGCCGACGTGCGCTACGCGCTGACCAAGCACGGCGGCAACCTCGGCACCTCGGGTTCGGTGGCGTTCCAGTTCACCCGTTGCGGCGAGCTGGTGTTCGCCACCGGCGGCGACGCGGCGGCCGAGGAAAAGGTGCTGGAAGCGGCGCTGGAAGCCGGTGCCGACGACGTGCTCAACGAGCACGGCGAGAGCATCGTGCTGTGCACGCCGGAGAACTTCGAGGCGGTGCAGCAGGGGTTGATCGCGGCCGGGCTGAACGCCCAGCACGCCGGTGTGGTGATGCGCCCGAACAACCGCGTCGAGGTGCCGGAGGAGGCGCTGGAGCAACTGCTCGACCTGCTCGAGAAGCTCGATTCGCTGGACGACGTGAGCGAGGTGTCGCACAACGCCTTGCTGCCCTCCGGGACCGCCGAATAA